A window of Bacteroidota bacterium contains these coding sequences:
- a CDS encoding SprB repeat-containing protein, which yields LRVDVTGNIYVTGVTDASDFPTQSWGSAYFSGYKGASDAFILRFSNTGMRQWATYYGGNQLEDGGQGPTSGDNLEIDNCGNIYISFDTYSSNIPTLNPGCASYFDGSFGGGTGSDQFLVEFNNTGTLLWATYIGGSNNDFRSPLAIDKNNNVFFGGEWTNYASGAGLPTMNPAGGAYFDNTPNGNDDSFIMKFVPVSPTYTKVQVNQSGCSCNGTATVTVNCGTAPYNYVWNNGSQTLNTVAATNTITGLCAGNYNVIVTDAACIQVPDTVYFTISGSGGLTLTPNQINAGCVNPGSATVTASGGTGPYTYSWSPAGQTSQTATGLSAGNYTVTVTDNTGCISNKLYTIVKDTGNVSIGISPTDAGCSAGSKTGNATVNIISGTSPYIYSWSNGQTTQTATGLNASVYTVTVTDNTGCTSIRTTNNTNGHRVKCKCIHSNRN from the coding sequence CCTCAGAGTAGATGTTACCGGAAATATTTATGTTACAGGTGTAACAGATGCTTCTGACTTTCCTACTCAGTCCTGGGGTAGCGCCTATTTTAGCGGTTACAAAGGTGCGTCAGATGCATTTATACTCCGGTTTTCAAATACAGGCATGAGGCAATGGGCTACTTATTATGGAGGGAATCAATTGGAAGATGGAGGACAAGGACCTACTTCTGGGGATAATCTTGAAATAGATAATTGTGGTAATATATATATTAGTTTTGATACGTATTCAAGCAATATACCAACTCTTAACCCCGGATGTGCATCCTATTTTGACGGAAGCTTTGGAGGAGGAACCGGTTCAGATCAATTTCTTGTTGAATTTAATAATACCGGCACTTTATTATGGGCCACTTATATAGGTGGAAGCAACAATGATTTCAGGAGTCCATTGGCTATTGACAAAAATAACAATGTTTTTTTTGGAGGAGAGTGGACCAATTATGCTTCCGGAGCAGGTTTACCAACTATGAATCCGGCAGGTGGGGCATATTTTGATAATACACCAAATGGTAACGACGATAGTTTTATTATGAAGTTTGTTCCTGTTTCGCCCACATATACAAAAGTGCAAGTAAATCAAAGCGGCTGCAGTTGCAATGGCACAGCTACGGTAACTGTTAATTGCGGTACAGCCCCCTATAATTACGTTTGGAATAATGGCTCCCAAACATTAAATACTGTTGCCGCTACCAATACAATTACCGGTTTATGCGCGGGCAATTATAATGTTATAGTAACCGATGCCGCGTGTATCCAGGTGCCCGATACTGTTTATTTTACCATTAGCGGAAGCGGCGGTTTAACTTTAACACCTAATCAAATTAATGCGGGTTGCGTTAATCCGGGTAGCGCTACTGTAACCGCTTCGGGCGGCACCGGACCATATACCTATAGTTGGAGCCCAGCAGGACAAACATCACAAACTGCCACAGGTCTTTCCGCAGGTAATTATACTGTTACTGTTACGGATAATACAGGCTGCATATCGAACAAATTATATACCATTGTAAAAGATACAGGTAACGTAAGTATTGGTATCAGCCCAACCGATGCAGGTTGTAGTGCAGGTAGTAAAACCGGAAATGCTACAGTGAATATAATAAGTGGCACCAGCCCATATATTTATAGCTGGAGCAACGGACAAACAACACAAACGGCCACCGGGTTAAATGCAAGTGTATACACAGTAACCGTAACTGATAATACAGGATGCACCTCCATACGAACGACAAACAACACAAACGGCCACCGGGTTAAATGCAAGTGTATACACAGTAACCGTAACTGA